The Faecalibacter sp. LW9 genome has a segment encoding these proteins:
- a CDS encoding M16 family metallopeptidase, with product MKKSLLVCGIMFSSVLSYAQFKTVKKTDNKGYTYEMVENDPSKTRIYTLDNGLKIYLAQIKDEPRIQTHIAVKTGSNNDPEDNTGLAHYLEHMVFKGTSKIGTQDWNKEKVLLQQISDLYEQHKAEKDPEKKIALYKKIDEVSQEASKYAVANEYDKLISSLGATGTNAHTSLEETIYHNNIPNNELEKFLMVESERFNELVLRLFHTELEAVYEEFNRSQDNDGRIVFYKMMEKLFPTSHYGTQTTIGTSEHLKNPSMVAIHNYFNKYYVASNMAVLLIGDFEFDTAVPLIDKYFGGMAKKPAPQQYVAKEDPIKGIISAEVASPSSERVQFAYRFNGVNSEDAKYVTLIDYILSNSTAGLIDLNINQQQKALGAGSGASFFRDLGMHSFSGAPKQGQSLEEVRDLLIAQIDKIKKGEFDEWMIEAVVNDMKKSRMKSWENTRALASSLYKSFINETPWEKVVAEHDEMAKITKQQLMDFANKNYRDNYVIVYKRQGENKDLVRVSNPGITPIQLNRDAESTWYKEFMKINSGDIKPVFVDFKKEMKEGKVKNTKFTSIQNKTNDLSSIYFISEMGSDHNKKLALAINYLDYLGTSKYSPENLKKEFYKYGVEYGVNAGTERTYVSVSGLQQNLENGLQLFEHLISDAVANQESYNEYVNSILKSRVNAKKNKNAIAMALNQYAQYGPDNRFRNILSEAELKAIDPKELTQIIKDFFNYEHQIFYYGNNEAATKKMLEKYHNFGKGLQAPAKKEFVQAPTTGKVYFAPYDMVQAEINFIARDQQFDSNLLTPSGIFNEYFGGGLSSIVFQEIRESKSLAYSARSNYSNAGKKGNYNYVSASIGTQANKLPQAVEAMSELMNNMPKAQNQFENSKQAALKQIATKRYTKSNIFFYWLALQDRGLNYDINKDIYNQTSTLTMDTLDQFFNKHIKGQKFNVGLIGKKETLDWQSVEKLGPVTELSLEDLFNY from the coding sequence ATGAAAAAATCACTATTGGTCTGTGGAATCATGTTTTCTTCAGTCCTATCTTATGCACAATTTAAGACCGTGAAAAAAACAGACAACAAAGGATATACTTACGAAATGGTGGAGAACGATCCATCAAAAACACGTATTTATACATTAGATAATGGATTAAAAATATATTTAGCTCAAATTAAAGATGAGCCTAGAATCCAAACACATATTGCCGTAAAAACAGGTTCAAATAATGACCCAGAAGATAATACAGGATTAGCTCACTATCTAGAGCATATGGTTTTCAAAGGGACTTCAAAAATTGGAACTCAAGATTGGAACAAAGAGAAAGTTTTATTACAGCAAATCTCTGATTTGTACGAACAACACAAAGCAGAAAAAGACCCTGAAAAGAAAATCGCACTTTATAAAAAGATCGATGAGGTATCTCAAGAAGCTTCTAAATATGCCGTTGCAAACGAATATGATAAGTTAATTTCATCTTTAGGCGCAACTGGAACAAATGCCCATACATCATTAGAAGAGACCATTTATCACAATAATATTCCGAACAATGAATTAGAAAAATTCTTAATGGTAGAGTCGGAACGTTTCAATGAATTGGTTTTACGTTTATTCCATACCGAATTAGAAGCAGTTTACGAAGAGTTTAATCGTTCTCAAGATAATGACGGTCGTATTGTGTTCTATAAAATGATGGAAAAACTATTTCCAACTTCTCATTACGGTACACAAACAACAATTGGAACATCAGAGCACTTAAAAAATCCTTCAATGGTTGCGATTCATAATTACTTCAACAAATATTATGTTGCTAGTAATATGGCCGTTTTATTAATTGGAGATTTCGAATTTGACACGGCTGTACCGTTAATTGATAAGTATTTTGGTGGAATGGCAAAAAAACCAGCTCCTCAACAATACGTTGCAAAAGAGGATCCTATCAAAGGAATTATTTCAGCTGAGGTTGCAAGTCCTTCATCAGAACGTGTACAATTTGCATATCGTTTCAATGGGGTGAATTCAGAAGATGCAAAATATGTTACTTTAATCGATTACATCTTAAGTAACTCTACTGCTGGATTAATCGATTTAAATATTAATCAACAACAAAAAGCATTAGGTGCAGGTTCTGGAGCTTCATTCTTCCGCGATTTAGGAATGCATTCTTTCTCTGGAGCACCTAAACAAGGTCAATCATTAGAAGAAGTTCGTGATTTATTAATTGCTCAAATTGATAAAATCAAAAAGGGTGAATTCGACGAATGGATGATTGAAGCAGTTGTGAATGATATGAAAAAATCCCGTATGAAATCATGGGAGAATACACGTGCATTAGCTTCTAGTTTATATAAATCATTCATCAACGAAACTCCTTGGGAAAAAGTAGTTGCTGAACATGATGAAATGGCAAAAATCACGAAACAACAGTTAATGGATTTTGCCAATAAAAACTATAGAGACAACTATGTGATTGTGTACAAACGTCAAGGTGAAAACAAAGATTTAGTTCGTGTATCGAATCCAGGGATTACTCCTATTCAATTAAACCGTGACGCTGAATCAACATGGTACAAAGAGTTTATGAAAATCAACTCAGGTGATATCAAACCTGTTTTTGTAGATTTCAAAAAAGAAATGAAGGAAGGAAAAGTGAAAAACACAAAATTCACTTCAATTCAAAACAAAACAAATGATTTAAGTTCAATCTATTTCATTTCAGAAATGGGTTCTGATCACAACAAAAAGTTAGCTTTAGCGATCAACTACTTGGATTATTTAGGAACATCTAAATATTCTCCAGAAAATTTAAAGAAAGAATTCTATAAATATGGGGTAGAATATGGTGTAAATGCAGGAACAGAACGTACATATGTATCTGTATCAGGATTACAACAAAATTTGGAAAATGGACTTCAATTATTTGAACATTTAATTTCTGATGCTGTTGCAAACCAAGAATCATACAACGAATATGTGAATTCTATTTTAAAGTCTCGTGTCAATGCTAAGAAAAATAAAAATGCAATTGCAATGGCTTTAAATCAATATGCACAATATGGTCCTGATAACCGTTTCAGAAACATTTTGTCTGAAGCAGAATTAAAAGCAATTGATCCAAAAGAATTAACGCAAATCATCAAAGATTTCTTTAACTATGAGCATCAAATCTTCTATTATGGAAATAATGAAGCTGCAACGAAAAAAATGTTAGAGAAATACCACAACTTTGGTAAAGGTTTACAAGCTCCAGCGAAAAAAGAATTTGTACAAGCACCTACAACTGGTAAAGTATATTTTGCTCCATACGACATGGTACAAGCCGAGATTAATTTTATTGCTCGTGATCAACAATTTGATTCGAATTTATTAACTCCTTCTGGAATTTTTAATGAATATTTTGGTGGAGGTTTATCTTCAATTGTTTTCCAAGAAATTCGTGAATCTAAATCATTAGCTTACTCTGCTCGTTCAAACTATTCAAACGCTGGTAAAAAAGGCAACTATAACTACGTTTCTGCTAGTATTGGAACACAAGCCAATAAATTACCTCAAGCAGTTGAAGCCATGTCAGAGTTAATGAATAACATGCCGAAAGCACAAAATCAATTCGAAAATTCAAAACAAGCAGCTTTAAAACAAATTGCAACGAAGCGTTATACAAAATCGAATATTTTCTTTTATTGGTTAGCTTTACAAGATCGTGGACTAAACTATGATATAAACAAAGATATCTACAACCAAACGTCAACGTTAACAATGGATACTTTAGACCAATTCTTTAACAAACACATTAAAGGTCAAAAATTCAATGTGGGATTAATTGGTAAAAAAGAAACCCTAGATTGGCAATCTGTAGAAAAATTAGGACCAGTAACAGAATTATCTTTAGAAGATTTATTCAATTACTAA
- the crcB gene encoding fluoride efflux transporter CrcB, translating to MLKTILFIGLGGALGSIFRYGVGVLIKHFVSTTFPFATFAINIIGCLIIGLLYGISEKNNLGNSSFNALLIVGFCGGFTTFSTFANENYNLFQQQNITIPLLYITSSVILGILAVKLGYKIIH from the coding sequence ATGCTTAAAACAATTTTATTTATCGGTTTAGGTGGTGCATTAGGAAGTATTTTTCGATATGGTGTTGGTGTGCTCATCAAACATTTTGTATCGACTACTTTCCCTTTTGCTACCTTTGCGATTAATATTATTGGTTGTTTAATTATTGGATTATTATACGGAATTTCTGAGAAAAATAATCTTGGAAATTCCTCTTTTAACGCTCTACTAATCGTAGGGTTTTGTGGAGGATTCACCACATTTTCCACTTTTGCGAATGAAAATTACAACTTATTTCAGCAACAAAACATCACAATTCCATTACTTTACATAACTTCAAGTGTAATTTTAGGAATTTTAGCCGTGAAATTGGGCTACAAAATTATTCATTAA
- a CDS encoding NAD(P)/FAD-dependent oxidoreductase: MPQNVTIRISPAEAANETILIQRLAAAAKTRPQNINAYQIIRRSLDARSRNIVAQLQVNVFINEEFYDAFEFHPNLQNVANAPEVYIAGAGPAGLFAALELIEQGLKPIIIERGKDVRARRRDLAAMNKEGKVNPESNYCYGEGGAGTYSDGKLYTRSTKRGNILKSLQWFVHFGATERILQEAHPHIGTNKLPGIIANMREAIIECGGEVLFDTKLTDIFIENNQVKGIELNNDTRIKTSSLILATGHSARDIFRMLAAKKVLIEAKPFALGVRIEHQQSLIDAAQYHCPIGTERNQYLPPASYSLVSQEAGRGVFSFCMCPGGIIAPASTDEGELVVNGWSPSKRDGQFANSGMVVTVDEKDFTKYGFTGPLAGMKFQQMVEQKAWQVGGGSLKAPAQRMTDFVSGRLSNSLNPGSYLPGFTSGLLSEVLPKEVHDSLRLGFQTFGKKMNGYFTEEANVAATESRTSSPVRIPRNNETLQHVQVSGLFPCAEGAGYAGGIISAAMDGAKVAVAVKKFLNQ; the protein is encoded by the coding sequence ATGCCTCAAAACGTAACCATACGAATTTCTCCAGCAGAAGCTGCGAATGAAACCATTTTAATTCAACGTTTAGCTGCAGCCGCTAAAACTAGACCTCAAAATATCAATGCGTATCAAATTATTCGTCGTTCATTAGATGCACGTAGCCGTAATATTGTGGCACAATTGCAAGTGAATGTTTTTATTAATGAAGAATTTTATGATGCTTTCGAATTTCATCCAAATCTTCAGAATGTTGCGAATGCACCCGAAGTTTATATAGCCGGAGCTGGACCTGCGGGATTATTTGCTGCACTCGAATTAATCGAACAAGGGTTAAAACCTATTATCATTGAACGAGGAAAAGATGTACGTGCACGTCGTCGTGATTTAGCAGCCATGAACAAAGAAGGAAAAGTAAATCCTGAATCCAACTATTGTTATGGAGAAGGTGGAGCTGGAACTTACTCGGATGGTAAATTATATACACGATCAACCAAACGTGGAAATATTTTAAAATCATTGCAATGGTTTGTTCATTTTGGTGCCACTGAACGAATTTTACAAGAAGCACATCCACACATTGGTACCAATAAATTACCAGGAATTATTGCCAATATGCGTGAGGCAATTATTGAATGTGGTGGAGAAGTTTTATTTGATACAAAATTAACGGACATCTTTATCGAGAATAATCAAGTAAAAGGTATTGAACTTAACAACGATACGCGAATCAAAACCTCATCTTTAATTTTAGCAACTGGACATTCTGCACGTGATATTTTCAGAATGTTAGCAGCCAAAAAAGTATTGATTGAGGCGAAACCATTTGCCTTAGGTGTACGTATTGAACATCAACAAAGTTTAATCGATGCTGCGCAATACCACTGCCCTATTGGTACGGAAAGAAATCAATATTTACCTCCAGCCTCTTACTCTTTAGTTTCACAAGAAGCGGGTCGCGGAGTATTCTCTTTCTGTATGTGTCCTGGTGGAATTATTGCTCCTGCTTCAACGGATGAAGGAGAGCTAGTTGTTAACGGTTGGTCACCATCTAAACGTGACGGACAATTTGCAAATTCTGGAATGGTCGTAACAGTTGATGAAAAAGATTTCACCAAATATGGATTTACGGGTCCATTAGCTGGAATGAAATTTCAACAAATGGTCGAACAAAAAGCATGGCAAGTGGGTGGTGGAAGTTTAAAAGCTCCTGCCCAACGTATGACTGATTTTGTTTCCGGAAGATTATCAAATAGTTTAAATCCGGGATCGTATTTACCGGGATTCACTTCGGGATTATTAAGCGAAGTATTGCCTAAAGAAGTACATGACTCTTTACGCTTAGGATTCCAAACTTTCGGAAAGAAAATGAACGGTTATTTTACGGAAGAAGCAAATGTTGCAGCAACAGAATCCAGAACATCATCACCTGTACGCATACCTCGTAACAACGAAACATTACAACATGTACAAGTATCAGGTTTATTCCCTTGTGCTGAAGGTGCTGGTTATGCTGGAGGGATTATTTCTGCAGCGATGGATGGTGCAAAAGTTGCAGTAGCTGTTAAAAAGTTTTTAAATCAATAA
- a CDS encoding protease inhibitor I42 family protein, whose amino-acid sequence MKTMKKYILAVIALPALFSCATSKTEQKIVQLNPTEEETIVSLNVGQTVQIEAEKNPSTGYNWHLEVPSDCSVTYIKEDSKSIYNDGRVGAPIIGIYEFSASSVGECIVEFDYSRGWEGKSNQPKKVKFIVK is encoded by the coding sequence ATGAAAACCATGAAAAAATACATTCTAGCAGTTATCGCATTACCTGCACTCTTTTCTTGTGCAACATCTAAAACCGAACAGAAGATAGTGCAATTAAACCCTACAGAAGAAGAGACGATCGTATCTTTAAATGTTGGTCAAACTGTTCAAATCGAAGCAGAAAAGAATCCATCAACAGGATATAATTGGCATCTAGAAGTTCCAAGTGACTGTAGTGTTACGTATATTAAAGAGGATTCGAAATCGATTTATAATGATGGGCGAGTAGGAGCTCCTATTATTGGAATATATGAATTTTCAGCTTCATCTGTTGGTGAATGTATAGTAGAATTTGATTATTCTCGTGGATGGGAAGGAAAAAGCAATCAGCCTAAAAAAGTTAAATTTATTGTCAAGTAG
- a CDS encoding DUF3817 domain-containing protein: protein MLKFFKVTGYLEALSAIALFFFAMPMKYIFDDPSWVTLTGRIHGGLFVLYMVLVYILKEKYNWSWKIFMIFFVASIIPGGTIWADKRLIEGKKYNS, encoded by the coding sequence ATGTTGAAATTTTTTAAAGTTACGGGATACTTAGAAGCTTTGTCTGCTATTGCATTATTTTTCTTTGCGATGCCAATGAAATATATTTTTGATGATCCATCATGGGTTACTCTTACAGGTCGAATCCATGGCGGACTATTCGTATTGTATATGGTTTTAGTGTATATCTTAAAAGAAAAGTACAATTGGTCTTGGAAAATCTTTATGATTTTCTTTGTAGCCTCTATTATTCCGGGTGGAACAATTTGGGCAGATAAGCGCCTTATCGAGGGTAAGAAATACAATAGTTAA